In Gammaproteobacteria bacterium, the genomic window AATGTTAAATATATAATTAACCCGAATATCATGGGCTTCCGAGTTACTATCATCGGCACAAAGCCAAACTATTTAACGTTTTTTTCGTTTTATTTAGCAATGGTGCGTGGTACGCGCCCTACCGCCCCAATAATGAGAGCCTAACATGACCTACGTCGTCACCGAAAACTGCATTAAATGTAAATATACTGATTGCGTTGAGGTCTGCCCGGTAGACTGCTTTCACGAAGGCCCTGAATTCCTTGTTATTGATCCAGAAGAATGCATTGATTGTACCTTGTGTGAACCAGAATGTCCCATTGCCGCCATTTTCCCTGAAGATGAACTGCCACCAGGACAAGAGGATTTTGTTGATATCAACGCCTCACTGGCACTGCAATGGCCGGTAATCACCAAAATGAAAGCTCCCCCTGCCGATGCTGATGAATGGAATGGCAAACCTGACAAACGTCAGTATATTCAAAAAGACCTGCTTTAACGCTCCTTTTCCATAATCTTCAACAAACGCTTAGCGGGCACATAACCGGGTATGATTCGCCCATTCTCCAGCAAAAT contains:
- a CDS encoding ferredoxin family protein, with translation MTYVVTENCIKCKYTDCVEVCPVDCFHEGPEFLVIDPEECIDCTLCEPECPIAAIFPEDELPPGQEDFVDINASLALQWPVITKMKAPPADADEWNGKPDKRQYIQKDLL